Genomic window (Candidatus Saccharibacteria bacterium oral taxon 488):
GCACGGTTACCAAAGTTAACACGAACGGTACGGCCAAGTACAGGCAGACCCATCTATGCAAACTCCGCCTCAAAACTATCTTGGATAAACTTAATTGAGCGCTCAATATTATCGTTGACGATCACGACAACGACGTCACCGGGATGCACAATTTCTGCGGCACGCTGGATCGCTTTGTCCTCACGTATGATTCGCTCCACATTCATATTATTGTCTCTCAGCTCATCAGTCAACATCTGTGATACATAGCCGATCTTTTGTGGAAAACGTGAACCATTTAGTGTTGCATCAGGCTGGCGCCAATAACCGTCAATTTTATCGTAAATAACAAAGGCGTCGTAAATTTTCGCGATATATTCAGCCGTTTCCTTAATCAATTTTTCTGTCCTGTCGTAAGCCAAACGTACCACACCGATCACTCGACCACCCTTTCCCGTCATGGTGCGAGCTAGCTCGGCAACTTGTCGCAAGGAAAACTTTTCGTGCGCATAATCAGCTAAGATCTTCACACCTTGCTGATTCTGCAGCAATGTCAGACGACCACCATATTTATCAAGTCGTACCGCTTCAAACGCTAGGCGTAAATCGTCCGGAAGCTTACCATCAAAATAACCATATATTGCCCCCATCGCAGATAAAAGATTCCAAACCGACGGCTGAAATTTACCACCAAACGACCATGGAATAGTTGATATGTCTGCCAGAATTCTTTTCTCGTCACTCTTTAGCAAGACAATCTGACTACCAGACTCATCGACAGTGATAGCCACCCCGCCAGATCGCAAATGCGCCCCAACATCAAAGTGTGAAAATGCAAAGCCAACCGGTAATTTATTGACACTATCAGGAATTTTATCAAGTGCTTTAGCGACATATTCGTCATCGGCATTAAACACTGCCCAACCACCTGGCTTAATACGCTGAAAGACAAAATCCTTCGCACGGACAATATCGTCTTTACTCTGGATCCGATCAGAACTACCGATATGGTCCTCAAAGACGTTAAGAAAGACCCCTACTTTATGGTTTCGATATCCCAGCCCGGAGGAGGCGCTACTGCCAAGAGCCGCCTCGAATACTGCAACACCATCTACTAACTCCGGATTACCATGAATTTCCCATAAATAACGCCCCGGGCATACTGTCGGCACCAAACGCCAAGTTCTCCTAGAATCATCCAGCGTGCTTCGACGCACACCATTCACAAAATGCCCCGTTGTATCGACTTTTATTGTATGAAGATTAAGATGGCGCAAAACATCCTCAATAACATGAACTGTTGTTGTTTTGCCCTTTGTGCCAGTAACCGTGATGATTGAATCAAATCTATGCATATACGAATCAATTTATATCATATAATGATTACAAAGTAAACCACTGTTGTGATCTAACATACCGTTAAAAATATAAAATGTCAGTTAGCACATCCAGCCACATTCACAGTATAGCAAAGACTACGAAAACAACCCCCGCTTCCGTGCGCCATCAAACTGCTCCAGGAGTTCTCGCTGTTTCTTGCTGAGCTTAGTTGGCGTATCGACAATGACGCCGACAATGTGCGGGCCGCGTTCATCATTTCTCAGATGTGGCACGCCGTGGCCTGACAACTTAAAATCAGTCCCCGACTGGGTGCCGGCTGGGATTTTCATCCGCACCGTGCCGTCCACGGTTTCCACGTCAATTTCCGTTCCCAATGCCGCATCAACCATCGAGATATGCTCTTCTGAAAGGATGATATCGCCTTCACGCGTGAACTTCTTATGCGCTTTGACCCGAATGTGAACGTATAGATCGCCGCGCGGTCCGCCTTGAGCAGCTTCACCGCGATCACGCAGGCGGATCGTCGCGCCATCATCAATGCCAGCTGGGATCTTGACCGTAATCTCCTGGCGCTGGCGAGTCGTACCCTTACCGCCACAGACTGAACAGTTTTGCTCCGGAATCTTACCGCGACCGTGACAGGTCGGACAAGTGACTGCTTGCTGAATTTGTCCAAAAATCGAGTTCATGACGCGAGTCTGTTGACCAGAGCCCTTACAGTCCTCACAGGTTTTCAAGCTATGGCCCGGCTCGACGCTATCGCCATGACAATGCTCACACTCAGCGTCTAAGGTTATGTTCAGGTTCTTTTCTGCACCAAACACCGCTTCCTCAAAGGTTAGCGTCACATTGGTTTCAGCATCACGACCACGCCGCGAGCCACCCCGTGAACCAGTCGCGCTACCACCGAAAAATTGGCTAAAAATATCGCCGAACATGCCGCCATCACCACCAAAGTCGAACTGCACGTTTTGCCCACCAAAGCCACCAAATCCTTCGAACGGATTACCGCTAAAGCCACCGCCTGCTGCGCCGCCGACACCAGCATGACCGAACT
Coding sequences:
- the dnaJ gene encoding molecular chaperone DnaJ produces the protein MSKRDYYEVLGVSKTASEDEIKKAFRKAAVKYHPDKEGGDEAKFKEVNEAYEVLKDKQKRQRYDQFGHAGVGGAAGGGFSGNPFEGFGGFGGQNVQFDFGGDGGMFGDIFSQFFGGSATGSRGGSRRGRDAETNVTLTFEEAVFGAEKNLNITLDAECEHCHGDSVEPGHSLKTCEDCKGSGQQTRVMNSIFGQIQQAVTCPTCHGRGKIPEQNCSVCGGKGTTRQRQEITVKIPAGIDDGATIRLRDRGEAAQGGPRGDLYVHIRVKAHKKFTREGDIILSEEHISMVDAALGTEIDVETVDGTVRMKIPAGTQSGTDFKLSGHGVPHLRNDERGPHIVGVIVDTPTKLSKKQRELLEQFDGARKRGLFS